The following proteins come from a genomic window of Telopea speciosissima isolate NSW1024214 ecotype Mountain lineage unplaced genomic scaffold, Tspe_v1 Tspe_v1.0014, whole genome shotgun sequence:
- the LOC122647201 gene encoding disease resistance protein RPV1-like: MHDQIQAMGRGIVLEESLMEPGKRTRLWSYDDILEVLEEHKGTQIIEGILLPSYQHGVHPLNFRSLCLHREDFAMMSKLRFLQIDGANYYEIDILCLPSNIRWFSWRQCPLEILPNNFYHKKLVHMDLSYSKIRQAWTNKPQNEIHRFQKLKVLRLGECVRLYESPNFSWFPYLETLDLGRCSRMVNLHKSIGDLKSMVTLSLGRTKIERLPNCICRLSSLKHLSLDDCSSLKSLPESIGDLKSLVNISLSEAKMEKLPNSICKLSSLKHLSLNDCSSLNSLPESIGDLKSLVKLSLSEA; the protein is encoded by the exons ATGCATGATCAAATTCAAGCCATGGGAAGGGGCATTGTTTTGGAAGAAAGTCTTATGGAGCCTGGTAAGCGCACCAGATTATGGTCTTATGATGATATATTGGAAGTATTAGAAGAACATAAG GGAACTCAAATAATTGAAGGCATCCTCCTGCCCTCATATCAACATGGTGTACATCCTCTCAATTTTCGGAGTTTATGTCTACATAGGGAAGATTTTGCAATGATGTCCAAGCTAAGATTCCTGCAAATTGATGGAGCGAACTACTACGAAATAGACATTCTATGTCTTCCTTCTAATATAAGATGGTTCAGCTGGAGGCAATGCCCTTTGGAAATTCTACCTAACAATTTTTATCACAAGAAACTAGTTCATATGGACCTATCATACAGCAAGATTAGACAAGCTTGGACAAACAAGCCCCAAAATGAAATTCAT CGGTTCCAAAAATTGAAAGTTCTTCGTCTTGGGGAATGTGTTCGTCTATATGAATCCCCCAACTTTTCATGGTTTCCTTACTTAGAGACACTGGATCTTGGAAGATGTTCTAGAATGGTTAATTTACACAAATCCATTGGTGATCTAAAGTCCATGGTTACGCTTTCCTTGGGTAGGACAAAAATCGAAAGACTCCCAAACTGTATTTGCAGGCTGAGTTCTCTCAAACATCTGAGTCTCGATGATTGCTCATCACTCAAAAGCTTGCCTGAGTCAATTGGTGATCTAAAGTCTTTGGTGAATATTTCCTTGAGTGAGGCAAAAATGGAAAAACTCCCAAACAGTATTTGCAAGCTGAGTTCTCTCAAACATCTGAGTCTCAATGATTGCTCATCACTCAACAGCTTGCCTGAGTCAATCGGTGATCTAAAGTCTTTGGTGAAGCTTTCCTTGAGTGAGGCATAA